The proteins below are encoded in one region of Paeniglutamicibacter cryotolerans:
- a CDS encoding alpha-hydroxy acid oxidase, translated as MKRRFPQMSELRSLMQFEAINFDRRATRLAKAADVWDLRTIAKRRTPTAAFDYVDGAAQRELTYRRSRDAFDAVELIPRILHGTAEVDLSTSIAGGRSALPFGIAPTGFTRFMHAEGETGAVRAAAAAGIPFSLSTMGTRSLEEVAEAAPGSRRWFQLYLWKDREKSRALLERAQLAGYDTLLVTVDTPVAGQRLRDVRNGMVIPPKLNLKTVLDASYRPEWWFNFLSTDSLKFASLSNSATDLPTLINSMFDPTLSFADLEWIRSIWPGKLIVKGVLTTEDARKSVLAGADGLVVSNHGGRQLDRAPVSLLALPMIRAEVGPDIEIMLDSGIMSGSDIVAGLCAGADFVLIGRAYLYGLMAGGERGVARVIELLAEEIRVNMQLMGAASISDLGPELLRMRHGA; from the coding sequence ATGAAACGCCGCTTCCCCCAGATGTCCGAACTGCGTTCACTGATGCAGTTCGAGGCCATCAACTTCGACCGTCGAGCAACGCGACTGGCCAAGGCCGCCGACGTCTGGGACCTGCGGACCATCGCCAAACGGCGTACCCCCACAGCGGCCTTCGACTATGTCGACGGAGCGGCCCAGCGCGAACTGACCTATCGGCGCAGCCGTGATGCCTTCGATGCGGTCGAGCTGATCCCACGCATCCTGCACGGCACGGCCGAGGTGGACCTCTCGACCTCGATCGCCGGGGGCCGGTCGGCGCTTCCCTTTGGCATCGCCCCGACCGGGTTCACCCGTTTCATGCATGCGGAAGGCGAAACCGGGGCCGTTCGCGCGGCAGCGGCGGCCGGGATCCCGTTCTCCCTATCCACCATGGGAACCCGTTCGTTGGAGGAGGTCGCCGAGGCGGCGCCCGGATCCCGACGCTGGTTCCAGCTCTACCTGTGGAAGGACCGGGAGAAGTCGCGGGCGCTGCTCGAACGGGCACAGCTTGCGGGCTATGACACCCTGCTGGTCACTGTGGATACGCCGGTGGCCGGCCAGCGGCTGCGCGATGTGCGCAACGGTATGGTGATACCGCCGAAACTGAACCTCAAGACGGTGCTCGATGCCTCCTACCGACCCGAATGGTGGTTCAACTTCCTCAGCACCGACTCGCTGAAGTTCGCCTCGCTCTCGAACAGTGCCACCGACCTGCCCACGCTCATCAACTCGATGTTCGACCCCACGCTTTCCTTCGCCGACCTGGAGTGGATCCGTTCGATCTGGCCCGGCAAGCTCATAGTCAAGGGCGTGTTGACGACCGAGGATGCCCGGAAGTCCGTTCTTGCCGGAGCCGACGGCCTCGTGGTATCCAACCACGGCGGGCGCCAGCTGGACCGCGCGCCGGTCTCACTGCTGGCCCTGCCGATGATCCGTGCCGAGGTTGGTCCGGATATTGAAATCATGCTGGACTCGGGCATCATGTCCGGTTCGGACATCGTCGCCGGGTTGTGTGCTGGCGCCGATTTCGTTTTGATCGGCAGGGCCTATCTTTACGGGCTGATGGCTGGCGGGGAGCGGGGCGTTGCCCGGGTGATTGAATTACTCGCCGAGGAAATCCGCGTCAACATGCAGCTCATGGGGGCCGCGTCCATTTCCGACCTGGGCCCGGAGCTGCTGCGCATGCGGCACGGGGCTTAG
- a CDS encoding MATE family efflux transporter: MSTTSPPGSGVPQKPGRTILALALPALGALIAEPLFLLADTAIIGHLGINELAGAGLGATVLQTAVGLMVFLAYSTTPAVARAVGAGQLGRAMAAGRDGIWLALGLGLALAVAGWFSAPALAGSLGADGVVAGFAVDYIRYSTPGIPAMLLVLAATGVLRGLQDTRTPLFVAGAGFGANIILNFTLVYVAGMSVAGAALGTSIAQWGMAVVYLWLLVPRIRKAGAGLLPNAAGVLSTGQVGSWLMLRTLSLRIAVLATVWLATAQGTLTLAAHQLVFTIFTFLAFALDALAIAAQALIGKELGAGDKVLARRLTGIMCRWGLVFGVATGVLLAVAAPFAGALFTSDPAVRAAAAVGLWVLAASQPLCGLVFVLDGVLIGAGDARYLALAGLVNLMVYGPLIWWVGSAEHPGTSAILWLWLAFGFGYMGARAATLLWRVRNDGWMRLGA, encoded by the coding sequence ATGTCCACCACGTCCCCACCGGGATCCGGCGTGCCGCAGAAACCCGGGCGCACGATCCTTGCCCTCGCCTTGCCCGCGCTCGGGGCCCTGATCGCCGAACCGCTGTTCCTGCTCGCCGATACCGCGATCATCGGGCACCTGGGCATCAATGAGCTGGCTGGCGCGGGACTCGGTGCGACGGTGCTGCAGACGGCCGTGGGCCTCATGGTCTTCCTGGCCTACTCCACCACCCCCGCCGTGGCCCGGGCCGTGGGTGCCGGACAGCTCGGCCGGGCCATGGCGGCGGGACGCGACGGCATCTGGCTGGCGCTTGGCCTCGGGCTGGCTCTGGCGGTGGCCGGGTGGTTCAGCGCACCCGCACTGGCCGGATCCCTGGGAGCAGACGGCGTGGTGGCGGGGTTCGCCGTCGACTACATCAGGTACTCCACCCCGGGAATCCCCGCGATGCTGCTGGTGCTTGCCGCCACCGGCGTGCTGCGTGGGCTGCAGGACACCCGGACGCCGCTGTTCGTCGCCGGCGCCGGGTTCGGGGCCAACATCATCTTGAATTTCACCCTGGTCTATGTGGCCGGGATGTCGGTAGCGGGTGCGGCGCTGGGTACGTCCATCGCACAATGGGGCATGGCAGTCGTCTACCTGTGGCTGCTGGTCCCGCGGATCAGGAAGGCCGGGGCGGGTCTGCTGCCGAACGCCGCCGGCGTGCTGAGCACCGGGCAAGTCGGTTCGTGGCTGATGCTGCGTACGCTCAGCCTGCGCATCGCCGTCCTGGCTACCGTCTGGTTAGCCACGGCGCAGGGCACGCTGACCCTGGCGGCGCACCAGTTGGTCTTCACCATTTTCACGTTCCTTGCCTTCGCCCTCGATGCTCTGGCCATTGCGGCGCAGGCGCTGATCGGCAAGGAACTAGGCGCCGGGGACAAGGTCTTGGCCCGGCGGTTGACCGGCATCATGTGCCGCTGGGGGCTGGTCTTCGGGGTGGCGACCGGGGTGCTGCTGGCAGTCGCGGCGCCGTTTGCCGGGGCGCTGTTCACCTCCGATCCGGCGGTTCGGGCAGCGGCGGCCGTCGGCCTATGGGTGTTGGCGGCCAGCCAACCTCTGTGCGGGTTGGTATTCGTGCTGGACGGGGTATTGATCGGCGCCGGAGATGCCCGTTACCTGGCCCTGGCGGGCCTTGTGAACCTGATGGTCTACGGGCCGCTGATCTGGTGGGTCGGATCGGCCGAACACCCGGGGACCTCGGCGATCCTGTGGCTCTGGCTGGCATTCGGCTTCGGCTACATGGGCGCGCGCGCGGCGACGCTGCTCTGGCGGGTGCGCAACGACGGCTGGATGCGGCTGGGAGCCTGA
- a CDS encoding CGNR zinc finger domain-containing protein, whose translation MTFAPDTLLALQSVVNLINSAESEIDGLLTLADLDVFLDRERFTGSRAHNDSELRDVRQLRVRLRGIWESNEDEAVQLINSILRTARALPQLVKHDDWDYHLHATTPEAPLAERMAVEAAMALVDVVRTGELQRLRVCAGNGCRAVVLDSSRNRSRLYCNTGNCANREHVRAYRERRSQPEA comes from the coding sequence ATCACCTTTGCACCTGACACACTGCTGGCACTGCAATCCGTCGTCAACCTCATCAATTCCGCCGAATCGGAGATCGACGGGCTGTTGACCCTGGCCGACCTCGACGTGTTCCTGGACCGCGAGCGATTCACCGGGTCCCGCGCCCATAACGACAGCGAGTTGCGCGACGTGCGCCAGCTGCGGGTGCGGCTACGCGGCATCTGGGAGTCCAACGAAGACGAAGCAGTGCAATTGATCAACAGCATCCTGCGCACCGCACGCGCCCTGCCCCAACTGGTCAAGCACGACGATTGGGACTACCACCTGCATGCCACCACCCCCGAGGCCCCCCTCGCCGAACGCATGGCGGTCGAGGCAGCCATGGCGCTGGTCGATGTGGTGAGGACGGGGGAACTGCAAAGACTGCGCGTGTGCGCGGGCAACGGCTGCCGGGCAGTGGTGCTCGATTCATCCCGGAACCGCTCGCGCCTCTACTGCAACACGGGGAACTGCGCCAACCGGGAACACGTGCGCGCCTATCGGGAGCGCCGCTCCCAACCGGAAGCCTGA
- a CDS encoding carboxylate--amine ligase: MRIPDEQPFVPVILGGDIGAYSMAREFHQEYGAISVLVPTVITGIIDHSRILEPRPFSAQDDDAAFARFVAGLGREFGELVAGPRPLLLLGAADQHIRFIARNAEALGEWFTIPYVGEEVLDRATGKDDFYALCSRLQIPYPATVDFDCAPGADDPATLAARLAAESVPFPAIVKPSDGVAWGALDFAGKKKVHTVASAAELTGLIRDASAAGYTGTLVIQDLIPGDDSGMHLVTFFSDRSGEVRFASTGRVIVEEHAPGALGNSAAIVAEPNETAVREGAKMLKELGWTGFSMFDMKRDPRDGSYRFFEINPRLGRNHFYVTAAGHNVARFYVEEYLHGGLAGAPGLTVAQDRHLYTILPLRLLRRYVPADMKAGVEQLIAAKRYSHPLYYARETNPRRWYYILASSVNHYRKFKRHHPAA, from the coding sequence ATGCGCATTCCCGATGAACAGCCCTTTGTCCCCGTCATTCTCGGCGGGGACATCGGCGCCTACTCCATGGCTCGCGAGTTCCACCAGGAATACGGGGCCATCTCCGTCCTTGTTCCGACGGTGATCACGGGCATCATCGACCACTCCCGCATCCTGGAACCCCGCCCCTTTTCCGCGCAGGACGACGACGCCGCCTTCGCCCGCTTCGTCGCCGGGCTGGGCCGTGAATTCGGTGAACTGGTCGCCGGGCCGCGCCCGCTGCTGCTGCTCGGCGCCGCCGACCAGCACATCCGCTTCATCGCCCGCAACGCGGAGGCGCTGGGCGAATGGTTCACCATCCCGTACGTCGGTGAAGAGGTGCTTGACCGGGCCACCGGCAAGGACGACTTCTACGCGCTCTGCAGCAGACTCCAGATCCCCTACCCGGCCACCGTCGACTTCGACTGCGCTCCCGGCGCCGACGATCCGGCGACGCTCGCGGCCCGGCTCGCGGCCGAATCCGTGCCCTTCCCCGCCATCGTGAAGCCCTCCGACGGGGTCGCCTGGGGCGCACTCGACTTCGCGGGGAAGAAGAAGGTCCACACCGTTGCCTCGGCAGCAGAGCTCACCGGACTCATCCGCGATGCCTCAGCCGCCGGCTACACCGGAACCCTGGTCATCCAGGACCTTATCCCTGGTGACGACAGCGGAATGCATCTGGTCACGTTCTTCAGCGACCGCTCCGGCGAGGTCCGTTTCGCCTCCACCGGACGGGTCATCGTCGAGGAACATGCCCCCGGCGCACTGGGCAACTCGGCGGCCATCGTCGCCGAACCCAACGAGACCGCCGTGCGTGAGGGAGCCAAGATGCTCAAGGAGCTGGGCTGGACCGGCTTCTCCATGTTCGACATGAAGCGCGACCCGCGTGACGGGTCCTACCGGTTCTTCGAGATCAACCCCCGCCTGGGCCGGAACCACTTCTACGTCACGGCCGCCGGGCACAATGTGGCCCGCTTCTACGTCGAGGAATACCTGCACGGTGGACTGGCCGGGGCCCCGGGGCTGACCGTCGCGCAGGATCGCCACCTGTATACGATCCTGCCGCTGCGCCTGCTGCGCCGCTACGTGCCGGCGGACATGAAGGCCGGCGTCGAGCAGTTGATCGCTGCCAAGCGCTACAGCCACCCGCTGTACTACGCCAGGGAAACCAATCCTCGCCGCTGGTACTACATCCTGGCCAGCAGCGTGAACCACTACCGTAAATTCAAGCGCCACCACCCGGCCGCATGA
- a CDS encoding heavy metal translocating P-type ATPase codes for MSQETGAQPVERIVELDIEGMTCASCVNRVERKLGKLEGVSATVNLPLESARVSVAGGTTDEKLIEAIQSAGYQARLKVDQYAATAGVPAVPEAGTPGEASDQGGHVPEDSAAALRPRLITAAIFTLPLFIISMIPAAQFPHWGWVAFALATPVATWAAWPFHRAAAINARHGASTMDTLVSIGVLAAYLYSAWQLIVDPAMTAHLGMAMDQHRLYFETAGVVATFLLLGRYLEAQAKARAGDALKSLLDLGAKDATLLRDGVEVLVPTASLIPGDEFVVRPGEKIATDGFIVTGSSAIDSSMLTGESLPQEVGPDATVTGATINTSGRLLVRATRVGKDTTLAQMGRLVSEAQTGKAPIARLADRISAVFVPIVLLIAILTFAAWLLFSGDIQSAFTASVAVLVIACPCALGLATPIGLLVGTGRGAQLGILIRGPHVLEDTRKIDTVLLDKTGTVTEGKLAVTDTLALDGCDDRELLRLAGAVESGSEHPIARAIVTAASEAGPVPTATGFTSAAGGGVRASVEDSLVVAGRISWLEENGVQLSESELGLLHGVQERGATAILMAIDGRLAGIISLRDTVKAGSARAIARLKELGLRPILLTGDNAAVAAIVAAEVGIAPEDVFADVLPAGKADTVRKLQAVGSLVAMVGDGVNDAPALAQADLGIAMGSGTDVAIEAADLTIMGNDLAQVAQSIELSRGTLRTIKTNLFWAFAYNTLGIPVAALGLLNPMIAGAAMAASSVLVVANSLRLRSFGR; via the coding sequence ATGAGCCAGGAAACCGGCGCACAACCTGTCGAGCGCATCGTCGAACTCGATATCGAGGGCATGACCTGCGCATCGTGCGTGAACCGCGTCGAACGCAAACTCGGAAAGCTCGAGGGCGTATCTGCCACCGTCAACCTCCCGCTCGAATCGGCGCGCGTCAGCGTGGCGGGCGGGACCACCGACGAGAAACTCATTGAGGCGATCCAGTCCGCCGGCTACCAGGCGCGGCTGAAGGTCGACCAGTACGCGGCGACCGCCGGAGTGCCCGCAGTTCCGGAGGCCGGTACCCCCGGGGAAGCCTCCGACCAGGGGGGCCACGTCCCTGAGGATTCGGCCGCCGCACTGCGCCCACGACTGATCACGGCGGCCATCTTCACGCTTCCGCTGTTCATCATCTCCATGATCCCCGCCGCCCAGTTCCCCCACTGGGGCTGGGTCGCCTTTGCCCTGGCCACACCCGTCGCCACGTGGGCCGCCTGGCCTTTCCACCGGGCAGCTGCCATCAACGCGCGACACGGCGCCTCCACGATGGACACCCTGGTGTCGATCGGCGTGCTGGCCGCCTACCTCTATTCGGCGTGGCAGTTGATCGTGGACCCGGCCATGACGGCCCACCTCGGCATGGCCATGGACCAGCACCGGCTCTACTTCGAGACGGCGGGCGTGGTGGCCACGTTCCTGCTGCTCGGACGCTACCTGGAGGCGCAGGCCAAGGCCCGTGCCGGCGATGCCCTGAAATCGCTCCTTGATCTGGGCGCCAAGGATGCCACGCTGCTGCGCGACGGTGTCGAGGTGCTCGTTCCCACCGCATCTCTGATCCCGGGCGACGAATTCGTGGTCCGCCCCGGCGAGAAGATCGCCACCGACGGCTTCATCGTCACCGGCAGCTCGGCCATCGACTCCTCGATGCTCACCGGCGAATCGCTCCCCCAGGAAGTCGGGCCCGACGCCACGGTCACCGGCGCTACCATCAACACATCGGGCCGCCTGCTGGTGCGTGCCACCCGCGTCGGCAAGGACACCACGCTGGCCCAAATGGGCCGGCTGGTCTCCGAGGCGCAGACCGGCAAGGCTCCGATCGCTCGCCTGGCCGACCGCATTTCCGCCGTCTTCGTGCCCATCGTGCTTCTCATCGCCATACTGACGTTCGCCGCATGGCTTCTGTTCAGCGGCGACATCCAGTCCGCCTTCACCGCGTCGGTGGCCGTGCTGGTCATCGCCTGTCCCTGCGCATTGGGCCTTGCCACTCCCATCGGGCTGCTGGTCGGCACCGGGCGCGGGGCCCAGCTGGGCATCCTGATCCGGGGACCGCACGTCCTGGAAGACACGCGCAAGATCGACACAGTCCTGCTGGACAAGACGGGAACCGTCACCGAGGGCAAGCTCGCCGTCACCGACACGCTGGCCCTCGATGGGTGCGACGACCGGGAACTGCTCCGCCTGGCCGGAGCCGTCGAATCGGGTTCCGAGCACCCCATCGCCCGGGCCATCGTTACGGCCGCCAGCGAGGCCGGTCCGGTACCGACCGCCACGGGCTTCACCTCCGCGGCGGGTGGCGGCGTCCGGGCCAGCGTCGAGGATTCGCTCGTCGTGGCCGGGCGCATTAGCTGGCTCGAGGAAAACGGTGTCCAACTCTCCGAATCCGAGCTCGGCTTGCTGCACGGGGTCCAGGAACGCGGCGCCACCGCCATCCTCATGGCCATCGACGGCCGCCTGGCCGGCATCATCAGCCTGCGCGACACGGTCAAGGCAGGATCGGCTCGGGCCATCGCCCGGCTCAAGGAACTGGGCCTGCGCCCGATCCTGCTCACCGGCGACAATGCCGCGGTAGCGGCGATCGTAGCGGCCGAGGTCGGCATCGCCCCGGAGGACGTCTTTGCCGACGTGCTGCCCGCGGGCAAGGCCGATACGGTCAGGAAGCTCCAGGCCGTGGGGTCCCTAGTGGCCATGGTCGGCGACGGAGTCAACGACGCACCGGCGTTGGCGCAGGCCGATCTGGGCATCGCCATGGGCTCGGGCACCGACGTCGCCATCGAGGCGGCAGACCTGACCATCATGGGTAACGACCTCGCCCAGGTAGCCCAGTCCATCGAGCTCTCCCGCGGGACGCTGCGCACCATCAAGACGAACCTGTTCTGGGCCTTCGCCTACAACACGCTCGGCATTCCGGTCGCCGCCCTGGGCCTGCTAAACCCGATGATCGCCGGCGCGGCCATGGCAGCAAGCTCGGTCCTGGTGGTCGCCAACAGCCTGCGCCTGCGCTCCTTCGGCCGCTGA
- a CDS encoding metal-sensitive transcriptional regulator: MESMPVATDPHVEHGYTTDKEALLKRLRRIEGQVRGVARMVDEEKYCIDILTQVSAINAALHKVSLGLVEDHIAHCVVGAAAESLATGDDSIVRDKVAEATTAIGRLLR; encoded by the coding sequence ATGGAAAGCATGCCAGTCGCCACCGATCCCCACGTAGAGCACGGCTACACCACGGACAAGGAGGCCCTGCTCAAGCGCCTGCGGCGCATTGAGGGTCAGGTACGCGGCGTGGCCCGCATGGTCGACGAGGAAAAATACTGCATCGACATCCTCACACAGGTCTCCGCCATCAATGCGGCACTGCACAAGGTCAGCCTCGGGCTGGTCGAGGATCACATTGCGCACTGCGTTGTCGGCGCGGCCGCGGAATCGCTGGCCACCGGCGACGACTCCATCGTCAGGGACAAGGTCGCCGAGGCGACGACGGCCATCGGCCGGCTGCTGCGCTGA
- a CDS encoding GntR family transcriptional regulator, with protein MAESLATRLGSRLRQQILTGVLAPGTVVVEPRLAADFAVSKTPVREALQQLASEGLLTVLPKKGYLVRTMGLNDVQETLDLRMLLEPHAARSAAGFLTDALVADLRQDLDAQREAAESAPLAAMSAARSFHRRLASGSRNGRLAAALDKCLDETARAHHVLPGLQDYMGAPEEQAEHELIYAAVAAGDPVAAESAMRAHLRSIHAAMASQFNAPGNLWG; from the coding sequence ATGGCAGAATCCCTGGCTACCCGCCTCGGCTCCCGTTTGCGGCAGCAGATCCTCACCGGTGTCTTGGCTCCGGGGACCGTCGTCGTCGAGCCCCGCCTAGCCGCGGATTTCGCCGTATCCAAGACTCCGGTCCGCGAGGCGCTGCAGCAGCTGGCCTCCGAAGGGCTGCTGACCGTCCTTCCCAAGAAGGGCTACCTGGTCCGCACCATGGGCCTGAACGACGTGCAGGAAACCCTCGACCTGCGCATGCTGCTCGAGCCGCATGCAGCCAGGAGCGCCGCGGGGTTCCTCACCGACGCGCTCGTCGCCGACCTGCGCCAGGACCTCGACGCGCAGCGGGAAGCCGCCGAAAGCGCCCCCCTGGCGGCCATGTCCGCCGCCCGCTCCTTCCATCGGCGTCTGGCCTCCGGGTCCCGCAACGGCCGCCTGGCCGCGGCGCTGGACAAGTGCCTGGACGAGACGGCGCGGGCACACCATGTCCTTCCCGGGTTGCAGGACTACATGGGCGCACCGGAAGAACAGGCCGAACACGAACTGATCTACGCGGCCGTCGCGGCCGGCGACCCGGTTGCCGCCGAGTCGGCGATGCGCGCCCACCTGCGCTCCATCCACGCCGCGATGGCCAGCCAATTCAACGCGCCGGGCAACCTTTGGGGCTGA
- a CDS encoding EamA family transporter — protein MSEPTAPAVPTVAQRAEPRRGFNGIGVALFSSAVFGVSGSFAKALLEAGWTPGAAVTARMGGASLILLIPTLWAMRGHWGSLKANLKSILLFGIFGIAACQFFYFQAVERLDVGVALLLEYLAPVLIVMVLWARSRRRPAPLTIGGTLLSLVGLVAVLDLAGDQRVDPIGVLWGFGAAVGLAVYFFVSARTTDALPPVGLATGGLLVGSILMGLLGAFGVVPMAVGFGPVDLASWRTEWWVALGGLILFSTVLSYVTGIMAARSLGSKLASFISLTEVLFAVLWAWLLLGELPAGIQLLGGLLIVGGVLLVRADELRGR, from the coding sequence ATGAGCGAGCCGACAGCGCCAGCCGTACCGACAGTTGCCCAGCGGGCAGAACCCCGTCGCGGATTCAACGGGATTGGCGTGGCCCTGTTCTCATCGGCGGTTTTCGGGGTCTCCGGGTCCTTCGCGAAGGCGCTGCTTGAAGCGGGGTGGACCCCCGGTGCGGCCGTGACGGCACGCATGGGCGGAGCCTCGCTGATCCTGCTGATCCCCACTCTCTGGGCGATGCGTGGGCACTGGGGGAGCCTGAAGGCCAACCTGAAGTCGATCCTGCTCTTTGGGATCTTCGGCATTGCCGCCTGCCAGTTCTTCTACTTCCAGGCCGTCGAACGCCTGGACGTGGGAGTCGCGCTGCTGCTGGAATATCTGGCGCCGGTCCTGATCGTGATGGTGCTGTGGGCTCGATCGCGTCGACGCCCGGCACCGTTGACCATCGGCGGAACCCTGCTCTCGCTCGTGGGGCTGGTGGCCGTCCTGGACTTGGCCGGGGACCAGCGCGTCGACCCGATCGGCGTGCTGTGGGGCTTCGGGGCGGCCGTGGGGCTGGCCGTCTACTTCTTCGTCAGTGCCCGGACCACCGACGCGCTTCCGCCGGTGGGGCTGGCCACCGGTGGATTGCTGGTCGGATCGATCCTGATGGGCTTGCTCGGCGCCTTCGGCGTGGTGCCGATGGCCGTCGGATTCGGCCCGGTGGACCTCGCCTCATGGCGCACCGAATGGTGGGTGGCGCTCGGCGGGCTGATCCTCTTTTCGACGGTGTTGTCCTATGTCACCGGGATCATGGCGGCACGGTCGCTGGGTTCGAAGCTCGCCTCCTTCATCTCGCTGACAGAGGTGCTTTTTGCCGTGCTGTGGGCCTGGCTGCTGCTCGGCGAGCTGCCCGCCGGCATCCAACTGCTCGGCGGGCTGCTCATTGTCGGCGGTGTGCTGTTGGTCCGCGCGGACGAGCTTCGCGGCCGCTGA
- a CDS encoding heavy-metal-associated domain-containing protein translates to MSTETIVSLEGLTCGHCVASVTEEIEALDAVTSVSIKLVAGGISTATISSTDPLSTAEISEAVAEAGYTLVGDNA, encoded by the coding sequence ATGAGCACCGAAACCATCGTCAGCCTCGAGGGACTGACCTGCGGCCACTGCGTCGCATCGGTCACAGAGGAAATCGAAGCCCTTGACGCCGTCACCTCGGTCAGCATCAAGCTGGTCGCCGGCGGCATCTCCACCGCCACCATCTCCTCCACCGATCCGCTCTCCACCGCCGAGATCAGCGAAGCGGTTGCCGAGGCGGGCTACACGCTAGTCGGCGACAACGCCTAA
- a CDS encoding MFS transporter has protein sequence MILALFAAGVATFSQLYSPQGVLPAISRDLGVSEADAALTVSAAPLGLACSVIAWSAVADRFGRLRAMKMAVLAAVVLGLLVPASSGFGVLLALRFAEGMALGGIPAVALAYLSEEVAALHSAAAAGTYIAGTALGGLAGRLVAGPLGEWAGWRVGTLAVALMAAAAATVFVVSAPKPRGFIPVPRGTPGAPSVWAKLWMNLRRPRLLVLYAQGFLLMGGFVAVYNYLGFRLEAPPFSISATMASLVFLAYLSGTWSSGRAGALITRFQRLPVLLCAIGLMAAGLAVTLLDWLPAILGGLLVFTAGFFGAHAVASGWIPLLGADGRAQAASLYNLAYYAGSSLFGWAVGLAFAAVGWDGLVLCVGVLLVIAAALAVAGLRSAKPGTLPLG, from the coding sequence ATGATTCTGGCACTTTTTGCCGCCGGCGTCGCCACGTTCTCCCAGCTGTATTCCCCGCAGGGAGTGCTTCCTGCCATCTCCCGCGACCTGGGGGTCAGTGAGGCCGATGCGGCCCTGACCGTCTCCGCCGCGCCCCTCGGACTGGCGTGCTCGGTGATCGCTTGGTCGGCCGTGGCCGACCGGTTCGGGCGGCTGCGGGCCATGAAGATGGCGGTGCTGGCGGCCGTGGTGCTCGGATTACTGGTGCCGGCCTCCAGCGGATTCGGCGTGCTCCTTGCGCTGCGCTTCGCCGAGGGAATGGCGCTGGGTGGGATCCCGGCGGTGGCCCTGGCCTATCTGAGCGAGGAGGTGGCGGCGCTGCATTCTGCGGCGGCCGCTGGAACCTATATCGCCGGCACGGCCCTGGGTGGCCTGGCCGGACGCCTGGTAGCCGGTCCGCTGGGCGAGTGGGCAGGCTGGCGCGTCGGGACGCTGGCGGTGGCGCTGATGGCAGCTGCTGCGGCCACCGTGTTCGTGGTGAGCGCGCCGAAACCGCGGGGATTCATCCCGGTGCCACGCGGTACCCCCGGGGCTCCGAGTGTCTGGGCGAAGCTGTGGATGAACCTGCGCCGCCCACGCCTGCTGGTGCTTTACGCGCAGGGATTCCTGCTCATGGGCGGCTTCGTGGCCGTGTACAACTACCTGGGCTTCCGGTTGGAGGCCCCGCCGTTCTCAATCTCCGCGACCATGGCCTCGCTGGTCTTCCTGGCGTATCTCTCCGGAACCTGGTCCTCGGGGCGCGCCGGGGCGCTGATCACCCGCTTCCAACGGCTTCCGGTACTGCTGTGCGCCATCGGGCTCATGGCAGCCGGACTGGCAGTGACGCTGCTCGATTGGCTGCCCGCCATCCTGGGCGGGCTGCTCGTATTCACTGCAGGTTTCTTCGGGGCCCATGCCGTGGCCAGCGGGTGGATCCCATTGCTCGGGGCAGATGGCCGTGCCCAAGCAGCCAGCCTTTACAACCTGGCCTACTACGCCGGTTCCTCGCTCTTCGGATGGGCCGTGGGGCTGGCGTTTGCCGCCGTCGGCTGGGACGGCCTGGTCCTGTGCGTGGGTGTGCTCCTGGTCATCGCAGCGGCGCTGGCCGTGGCCGGACTGCGATCGGCCAAACCCGGCACGCTCCCACTAGGCTAG